ACCTTAGTCTTTATAGCGTCCGCCGCCGAACGGTCAGGAGACGATGTGATGACGATATTGGTAACGGGAAGTGCCGGCCATCTCGGCGAGGCGCTGATGCGAACCCTGAGGGCGGAAAGCGGCTGGGTGCGCGGCATCGATATCAAGCCCTCGGTTTTTACCGACATGGTCGGCTCGATCAGTGATCGCGCCTTCGTCCGCCGGGCAATGTCAGGCATCCGCCACGTCATCCATGCCGCAACGCTGCACAAACCGCATGTGGCAACCCACGGCAATTACGATTTCCTCGACACCAATGCCGCCGGCACCCTGAACCTGCTCGAAGAATCGGTCGCCGCAGGCGTTGTAAGCTTCATCTTCACCAGCACCACCAGCACCTTCGGTGCCGCATTGACGCCGGCTGCCGGCGAACCGGCGGCATGGGTGACCGAGGACGTACTTCCCGTCGCGAAAAACATTTACGGCGTAACGAAACTCGCCGCCGAAGGCCTGTGCGAACTCTTCGCCCGCAAATCCGGCCTGCCGGTCGCCATTCTCAGGACGTCGCGTTTCTTTCCCGAAAATGACGACGATCCTGACATTCGCAACGGCTATTCGGCAGAGAATGCCCAGGCCAACGAGCTTCTTCACCGCCGCGTGGACATCAGCGATGTGGTCGGCGCCCATCTGCTGGCGCTGGAAAAGGCGCCGGCAATCGGCTTTGGCCGCTATATCATCTCCGCCACGACGCCGTTTTCGGCAATTGATCTTGCCGC
This Rhizobium brockwellii DNA region includes the following protein-coding sequences:
- a CDS encoding NAD-dependent epimerase/dehydratase family protein, with protein sequence MTILVTGSAGHLGEALMRTLRAESGWVRGIDIKPSVFTDMVGSISDRAFVRRAMSGIRHVIHAATLHKPHVATHGNYDFLDTNAAGTLNLLEESVAAGVVSFIFTSTTSTFGAALTPAAGEPAAWVTEDVLPVAKNIYGVTKLAAEGLCELFARKSGLPVAILRTSRFFPENDDDPDIRNGYSAENAQANELLHRRVDISDVVGAHLLALEKAPAIGFGRYIISATTPFSAIDLAAIRRDAPPVVEQLFPGAGALYASRGWKMFPSLDRVYVNERARRELGWQPRYNFRFVLDCLRDNREWRSPLALDVGSKGYHDEVFAEGPYPVG